A genomic segment from Dietzia psychralcaliphila encodes:
- a CDS encoding nuclease-related domain-containing protein, whose translation MTEWIVRRWARFGHDRLYAATPGGTDLGYLDLATGRYHSDDLSNLPLLRQAMEDHPDARRHRGSAQEPSRQSQGIGAPLRAPAPSPLPPPLPAQPSSNPEPIPAAPGPSPTPSTAHSAAHTTPHTTARTTPYTTASGPRWHDLADARAGAAARERALAEREAQGVVRHIFARLVDAKTDERAWRIGADGEQAVGEQLAALDARWRILHAVRVGERGADIDHVVIGPGGVFTVNSKNHPKAAVWVGGDTVMVNGSRVPYIRNSRHEAKRASRLLAEQVGFRSRSSG comes from the coding sequence GTGACCGAGTGGATCGTTCGTAGGTGGGCCCGATTCGGCCATGACCGGCTCTATGCCGCGACCCCCGGTGGAACCGACCTGGGCTACCTCGACCTGGCGACGGGCCGCTACCACTCCGACGACCTCTCCAACCTGCCGCTGTTGCGTCAGGCGATGGAGGACCACCCGGACGCCCGGCGGCACCGGGGGTCGGCGCAGGAGCCGAGCCGTCAATCGCAAGGGATCGGTGCGCCGTTGCGTGCACCCGCACCGTCCCCCTTGCCGCCGCCGCTACCTGCGCAGCCGTCATCGAATCCGGAGCCGATCCCAGCAGCGCCTGGTCCATCGCCGACTCCGTCGACCGCGCACAGCGCCGCTCACACCACCCCGCACACCACCGCTCGCACCACCCCGTACACCACTGCATCCGGACCGAGGTGGCACGATCTCGCCGATGCTCGTGCGGGGGCGGCCGCCCGCGAGCGGGCTCTCGCCGAGCGGGAGGCGCAGGGGGTGGTGCGACACATCTTCGCCCGGTTGGTCGATGCGAAGACGGACGAGCGTGCCTGGCGTATCGGCGCGGACGGTGAGCAAGCGGTCGGTGAACAGCTGGCGGCATTGGACGCTCGGTGGAGGATTCTGCACGCCGTACGCGTGGGGGAGCGGGGTGCCGATATCGACCACGTGGTGATCGGCCCCGGAGGCGTCTTTACCGTGAACTCCAAGAATCACCCCAAGGCGGCGGTCTGGGTGGGCGGGGACACCGTCATGGTCAACGGCAGTCGGGTCCCGTATATCCGCAACAGTCGGCACGAGGCGAAGCGGGCATCCCGTCTGCTCGCGGAGCAGGTCGGCTTCCGGTCCCGGTCGTCGGGATGA
- a CDS encoding LLM class flavin-dependent oxidoreductase, which translates to MQFGIFSIADITPDPHTGQVSTEHERLEAVVEYAVQAEQVGLDVFALGEHHNPPFVTSSPTTTLGYIAGRTSDIILSTATTLITTNDPVKIAEDYAMLQHLAGGRVDLTMGRGNTGPVYPWFGQDIRQGLPLAIENYELLHRLWHEDVVEWEGKFRTALQQFTSTPRPLDGVAPFVWHGSIRSPQIAEQAAYYGDGFFHNNIFWPISHTKQMVELYRRRYEHYGHGSADQAIVGLGGQFFARSNSQDAVNEFRPYFDNAPVYGNGPSLEDFTAQTPLTVGSPQQVIDRYLTMREHVGDYQRQMFLIDHAGLPRKTVLEQIEILGTEIVPVLRRELDALRPAHVPDGPTHAARVAARDAALAAEGEPAHSDAYRFGTGDNWTGLTVEGGQRAQEQSLARARRTETRLAQAPAGKGNK; encoded by the coding sequence ATGCAGTTCGGGATCTTCTCCATCGCCGACATCACGCCCGACCCCCACACCGGACAGGTATCCACCGAGCACGAGCGCCTCGAGGCCGTGGTCGAGTACGCCGTTCAGGCCGAGCAGGTGGGCCTGGACGTCTTCGCGCTGGGCGAGCACCACAATCCGCCCTTCGTCACGTCCTCCCCCACCACAACCCTCGGCTACATCGCCGGCAGGACCTCGGACATCATCCTGTCCACCGCCACGACGCTCATCACCACCAACGACCCGGTGAAGATCGCCGAGGACTACGCCATGCTCCAGCACCTGGCCGGCGGCCGGGTCGACCTGACCATGGGCCGCGGCAACACCGGCCCGGTGTATCCGTGGTTCGGCCAGGACATCCGACAGGGATTGCCGTTGGCGATCGAAAACTACGAACTGCTCCACCGCTTGTGGCATGAGGACGTGGTGGAGTGGGAAGGTAAGTTCCGCACCGCCCTGCAGCAGTTCACCTCCACGCCGCGCCCTCTCGACGGAGTCGCGCCCTTCGTCTGGCACGGTTCGATCCGTTCGCCGCAGATCGCTGAGCAGGCCGCCTACTACGGTGACGGGTTCTTCCACAACAACATCTTCTGGCCGATCAGCCACACCAAGCAGATGGTCGAGTTGTACCGCCGCCGCTACGAGCACTACGGCCACGGCTCCGCGGATCAGGCGATCGTGGGGCTGGGCGGACAGTTCTTCGCGCGCTCGAACAGCCAGGACGCGGTGAACGAATTCCGCCCGTACTTCGACAACGCCCCGGTCTACGGAAACGGCCCGTCACTCGAGGACTTCACCGCACAGACCCCGCTGACCGTGGGGTCGCCCCAGCAGGTCATCGACCGCTACCTGACCATGCGCGAGCACGTGGGCGACTACCAACGCCAGATGTTCCTCATCGACCACGCCGGGCTGCCCCGTAAGACGGTGCTCGAGCAGATCGAGATCCTCGGCACCGAGATCGTCCCGGTCCTGCGTCGCGAGCTGGACGCGCTGCGACCGGCGCACGTGCCGGACGGACCCACCCACGCCGCTCGCGTCGCGGCACGTGACGCGGCGCTGGCCGCCGAGGGCGAGCCCGCGCACTCCGACGCCTACCGCTTCGGCACCGGCGACAACTGGACCGGGCTGACGGTCGAAGGTGGGCAGCGCGCGCAGGAGCAGTCGCTGGCCCGCGCCCGCCGCACCGAGACCCGGCTCGCCCAGGCACCGGCCGGAAAGGGGAACAAGTGA
- a CDS encoding CE1759 family FMN reductase, with product MTATHAPDTRPLRLVVISAGTSVPSSTRMLADRLTTATREALARHGQDVDVTVLEVRGLAHEVVDATFTRFPGDKLRSALEEIARADGVIAVTPTYNQSFSGLFKSFFDVIDPGTLTGVPVALGATGGTVRHSLSIDFALRPMFAYLKADVVPTSVFAASEDFGAVTPDGDGDSLASRADRVGTELADFMLRFAGVVGGAVAPTRTDEGRGRRTDDDEFGDFVPMGDLLGGAT from the coding sequence GTGACCGCAACCCACGCACCTGACACCCGGCCTCTGCGTTTGGTGGTGATCTCGGCGGGCACCTCGGTGCCGTCGAGCACCAGGATGTTGGCCGACCGGCTCACCACGGCGACCCGCGAGGCCCTCGCCCGCCACGGGCAGGACGTCGACGTGACGGTCCTCGAGGTGCGAGGTCTCGCCCACGAGGTCGTCGACGCCACCTTCACCCGGTTCCCCGGGGACAAGTTGCGCTCCGCACTCGAGGAGATCGCCCGCGCGGACGGGGTGATCGCGGTGACGCCCACCTACAACCAGTCGTTCTCGGGTCTGTTCAAGTCGTTCTTCGACGTGATCGACCCGGGCACGTTGACCGGCGTCCCGGTGGCACTGGGGGCGACCGGCGGGACCGTCCGGCACTCGCTGTCGATCGACTTCGCGCTGCGCCCGATGTTCGCCTACCTCAAGGCCGACGTGGTGCCCACCTCGGTGTTCGCGGCCTCCGAGGACTTCGGGGCCGTCACCCCAGACGGCGACGGAGACTCGCTGGCCTCGCGCGCCGACCGCGTGGGCACGGAACTGGCCGACTTCATGCTGCGGTTCGCCGGCGTGGTGGGCGGCGCGGTGGCACCGACCCGGACCGACGAGGGCCGGGGTCGCCGGACCGACGACGACGAGTTCGGCGACTTCGTCCCGATGGGCGACCTGCTCGGTGGGGCGACCTGA
- a CDS encoding beta-mannosidase, whose protein sequence is MKTASLVGLLVLVMTMACAAPPESRSQVQPQRATVSGGELHLDGQPWWPTGLNAYQLATDWSVNAGCGAMVDLDEYFGSLPDGAVTRFNVFQQLAVNKFTGTLDFAPIDAVFAAAELHEQMVIPVLVGQDGACEDEQYKDRDWYLDGWEQPTAMPLSYRDWVTTAVERWSDSPVIAAWEPIGEPETAVCGTADCHWQYRTCPADSAEVLREWTDEVGQLIRQRDPGRLITAGLLGGDQCGLVGDGYKLIADSPYVDVLQYHDYDNAGFLPLRLAQTDKPLVVTELGIAAGSCLSLEDRADLIGERIDDYESMGAAGAMLWAFVPDPRPTECTFDIGPEDPIRALPQMARN, encoded by the coding sequence ATGAAGACCGCTTCGCTTGTCGGACTACTCGTGCTCGTCATGACGATGGCCTGCGCGGCCCCGCCGGAATCGCGGTCGCAGGTGCAACCGCAGCGGGCGACGGTGTCCGGGGGTGAACTCCACCTCGACGGCCAGCCCTGGTGGCCGACGGGCCTCAACGCGTATCAACTGGCCACCGACTGGAGCGTCAACGCCGGGTGCGGCGCCATGGTGGACCTCGACGAGTACTTCGGTTCGCTTCCCGATGGTGCCGTCACGAGGTTCAACGTCTTCCAGCAGCTCGCCGTGAACAAGTTCACCGGAACGCTGGACTTCGCCCCGATCGACGCGGTCTTCGCCGCGGCAGAACTCCACGAGCAGATGGTCATCCCCGTTCTGGTGGGGCAGGACGGGGCCTGCGAGGACGAGCAATACAAGGACCGCGACTGGTACCTGGACGGCTGGGAGCAACCCACCGCGATGCCGCTGAGCTACCGGGACTGGGTCACCACCGCGGTCGAACGGTGGTCGGATTCACCGGTCATCGCGGCGTGGGAGCCCATCGGGGAACCCGAGACCGCGGTCTGCGGAACTGCCGACTGCCATTGGCAGTACCGGACCTGCCCCGCCGACTCGGCGGAGGTGCTCCGCGAGTGGACCGACGAGGTCGGACAGCTCATCCGTCAGCGCGACCCCGGCCGACTCATCACCGCCGGCCTCCTGGGCGGCGACCAGTGTGGTCTCGTGGGAGACGGCTACAAACTCATCGCCGATTCCCCGTACGTGGACGTGCTCCAGTACCACGACTACGACAACGCCGGATTCCTGCCACTACGCCTCGCCCAGACCGACAAGCCGCTCGTGGTCACCGAGCTCGGCATAGCGGCGGGCTCGTGTCTGTCCCTCGAGGATCGTGCGGACCTCATCGGTGAGCGCATCGACGACTACGAGTCGATGGGCGCTGCGGGAGCCATGCTCTGGGCGTTCGTCCCGGACCCCAGGCCGACGGAGTGCACGTTCGACATCGGCCCGGAGGACCCCATCAGGGCGCTGCCCCAGATGGCACGGAACTAG
- the bsh gene encoding choloylglycine hydrolase, with amino-acid sequence MRREAIRMCTGLSFTTHDHYFGRNLDLEFSYNETVTVIPRNFQFEFRKLAPLSTHFAMVGMATISDGYPLYYDGTNEKGLSMAGLNFPGNADYKPEAHGKTNVAPFEFVPWVLGQFETIAEVKAALVDLNLVDIQFSENFPLSPLHWIISDKTQSITVESVKSGLRVYDNPYGVLTNNPTFDIQSFNMNNYMHLSIDPPEKNFSRELEFDTYSRGMGAIGLPGDLSSASRFAKAVFTKMNSVSGESESESISQFFQILGSAAQQRGCVRIGDKFEITIYSSCCNTDKGIYYYTTYENSQITGVDMRQEDLDANDLVAYPLVKGQQINMMN; translated from the coding sequence ATGCGCCGGGAGGCCATCCGTATGTGCACAGGATTGAGCTTCACTACCCACGATCACTACTTCGGTCGGAATCTGGATCTAGAATTCTCTTATAACGAGACGGTCACCGTCATCCCGAGGAATTTCCAATTCGAGTTCCGGAAGCTGGCGCCGTTGTCCACACACTTCGCCATGGTCGGGATGGCGACGATCTCGGACGGGTATCCACTGTATTACGACGGGACCAATGAAAAGGGCCTGAGTATGGCCGGACTGAATTTCCCGGGGAACGCGGACTATAAGCCTGAGGCGCATGGCAAGACCAACGTCGCCCCGTTCGAGTTCGTCCCGTGGGTTCTCGGCCAGTTCGAGACGATAGCTGAGGTGAAGGCGGCGTTGGTAGACCTCAATCTGGTCGACATCCAGTTCAGCGAGAATTTCCCCCTCTCGCCTCTGCATTGGATTATCTCTGACAAGACGCAGTCCATCACCGTGGAAAGTGTGAAGTCCGGCCTTCGTGTGTATGACAATCCTTACGGGGTACTCACGAACAACCCGACCTTCGATATCCAGAGTTTTAATATGAACAACTACATGCACCTGTCCATCGATCCGCCCGAGAAGAACTTCTCCCGTGAACTGGAATTCGACACCTACAGTCGCGGGATGGGTGCGATCGGGCTCCCCGGCGACCTGTCATCGGCGTCCCGTTTCGCCAAAGCGGTATTCACCAAGATGAACTCCGTATCGGGGGAGTCGGAGTCGGAGTCGATCAGCCAGTTCTTCCAGATCCTCGGTTCCGCGGCGCAACAGCGCGGATGTGTACGCATCGGTGACAAGTTCGAGATCACCATCTACTCGTCCTGTTGTAACACCGACAAGGGCATCTACTACTACACGACGTACGAGAACAGCCAGATCACGGGAGTCGACATGCGGCAGGAGGACCTCGACGCCAACGATCTCGTGGCCTACCCGCTCGTCAAGGGGCAGCAGATCAACATGATGAACTGA
- a CDS encoding ABC transporter, producing the protein MRTRPAAIFWVFTALYLAAGLYLALGEGYLQGDALSRVADTRAALLSRDPHLAAIGFIFTPLTALAQLPLVGLSEWFPALTRWSLTAVAVSAPAMAGAVTQVHAIARERACPSWFTWGVTLVFGLHPMIVYYGANGMSEALFVFFVVWAVRRIIRWMSTDDVHDLMVAGFALGMAYLARYDALAASGTATLLVAAVSYRRSRRPEVAILDGVVLAAPTALAFLAWAATSWLVTGSALAQFSSRYGNAAILEQSGGGSTGGLSAMAFSLAEIVVLAPALGVLVMWCAVLSARRRDPEPLAALVLVAVLAFSALTHLRGMTFPFLRFYICAIPLIAILAVFTLPRSGGMRTRRPGARAVDRIRDDLGRGVAIPVVALLLLVAGVPVSGIAMLSPSLSQEQHALHAVVVPELGDRPAELRLEQEAIVASFDTERRIADYLDTLGLPEGAVLMDTVHGFPIIASTARPEQFVIPSDRDFVEILNDPAAHGVQFLLTVPAEGRGTSDALNLRYPTVHENGAQLGALDFEVVNSGLDRPTWRLWRVFD; encoded by the coding sequence ATGAGAACTCGTCCCGCGGCGATCTTCTGGGTCTTCACCGCCCTGTATCTCGCCGCCGGGCTGTACCTCGCACTAGGCGAGGGGTACCTGCAGGGGGACGCACTGAGCAGGGTGGCCGACACCCGTGCCGCCCTGCTCTCGAGGGACCCGCACCTCGCGGCCATCGGGTTCATCTTCACCCCGTTGACCGCGCTCGCCCAGCTCCCCCTTGTGGGGTTGTCGGAGTGGTTTCCCGCGCTCACCAGATGGAGTCTCACGGCGGTTGCGGTCAGTGCACCGGCGATGGCGGGAGCGGTCACCCAGGTCCATGCGATCGCCCGCGAGCGCGCGTGCCCGAGCTGGTTCACCTGGGGAGTCACCCTGGTCTTCGGCCTTCACCCGATGATCGTCTACTACGGCGCGAATGGCATGAGCGAGGCGTTGTTCGTCTTCTTCGTGGTCTGGGCGGTGCGGCGGATCATCCGGTGGATGAGTACCGACGACGTGCACGATCTCATGGTCGCCGGGTTCGCGCTCGGCATGGCGTACCTCGCACGCTACGACGCGCTTGCGGCCTCGGGCACCGCGACCCTGCTCGTCGCCGCAGTGTCCTATCGGCGCAGCCGCAGGCCGGAAGTCGCGATCCTCGACGGCGTCGTCCTGGCCGCGCCCACCGCACTCGCCTTCCTTGCCTGGGCGGCGACCAGTTGGTTGGTGACCGGCAGTGCGCTGGCCCAGTTCTCGTCCAGGTACGGCAACGCCGCGATCCTCGAGCAGTCCGGAGGGGGATCGACCGGGGGACTGTCCGCCATGGCGTTCTCTCTCGCCGAGATCGTGGTGCTCGCACCGGCCCTGGGAGTCCTGGTGATGTGGTGTGCGGTGCTGTCTGCGCGGCGACGCGATCCGGAACCGCTCGCCGCACTGGTCCTCGTCGCTGTGCTCGCGTTCTCCGCACTCACCCATCTGCGAGGGATGACCTTTCCCTTCCTACGCTTCTACATCTGCGCGATCCCCCTGATCGCCATCCTGGCCGTGTTCACCCTCCCGAGGAGCGGCGGGATGCGGACCCGTCGACCCGGGGCCCGCGCCGTCGACAGGATCCGGGACGACCTCGGACGGGGCGTGGCTATCCCGGTGGTCGCGCTACTCCTGCTCGTGGCGGGTGTGCCGGTGAGCGGTATCGCAATGCTCTCGCCGTCCCTATCCCAGGAACAGCACGCTCTGCACGCCGTAGTGGTCCCGGAACTCGGTGACCGGCCCGCGGAGCTCCGCCTGGAGCAGGAGGCGATCGTCGCCTCGTTCGATACGGAGCGGCGAATCGCCGACTACCTCGACACGCTCGGGCTCCCTGAGGGTGCGGTCCTCATGGACACCGTCCACGGCTTCCCGATCATCGCCTCCACCGCACGACCGGAGCAGTTCGTGATCCCGTCAGACCGTGACTTCGTCGAGATCCTCAACGACCCGGCCGCACACGGTGTGCAGTTTCTCCTGACCGTTCCCGCCGAGGGACGGGGCACCTCGGACGCCCTCAATCTGCGCTATCCGACTGTGCACGAGAACGGCGCCCAGCTCGGCGCCTTGGACTTCGAGGTGGTTAACTCGGGGCTCGACAGGCCAACCTGGCGTCTGTGGCGGGTGTTCGACTGA